One Hordeum vulgare subsp. vulgare chromosome 4H, MorexV3_pseudomolecules_assembly, whole genome shotgun sequence DNA window includes the following coding sequences:
- the LOC123446808 gene encoding probable 2-oxoglutarate-dependent dioxygenase SLC1, translating into MAILAAAAESSSSSSASSHAHHPQQQQQLKPATTASKQSPSKASEAEEANKGVRHLCERGVTSLPPRYVLPPSDRPAPATARAIPVIDMARLRSTAASERAAELARLDAACRDLGFFQAVNHGAGGKARAMLDVAARFFALPFEERARHMSPDIRAPVRYGTSFNQLNDGVLCWRDFLKLLCNPAKLHHILPSWPHNPSDLREVMSSYARANQGLFRELMEAALEAMGITGEGVLEELDCGTQMMMVNCFPACPEPELTLGMPPHSDYGFLTLLLQDQVNGLEVCQGDGEWLLVDPIPGALIVNVGDHLEIFSNGRYKSVLHRVRVNSTQLRISVASLHSLPPERVIGPAPELLADGTQRRYMDTDLTTFLNYLASAEGKHKTFLQSRRITT; encoded by the exons ATGGCGATCCTCGCCGCTGCCGCagagagcagcagcagcagcagtgccAGCAGCCATGCCCACCAtccgcaacagcagcagcagctcaAGCCCGCCACCACCGCCAGCAAGCAGTCACCGTCAAAGGCATCGGAAGCGGAGGAGGCGAACAAGGGCGTGCGGCACCTGTGCGAGCGCGGCGTCACGTCCCTCCCGCCGCGCTACGTCCTGCCGCCCTCCGACCGCCCGGCGCCGGCCACCGCGCGCGCCATCCCGGTGATCGACATGGCCCGCCTCCGCTCCACGGCCGCGTCGGAGCGCGCCGCGGAGCTGGCGCGGCTCGACGCGGCGTGCCGCGACCTGGGCTTCTTCCAGGCGGTGAACCACGGCGCCGGCGGGAAGGCCAGGGCCATGCTGGACGTGGCGGCGCGCTTCTTCGCGCTGCCGTTCGAGGAGCGGGCGCGGCACATGTCGCCGGACATCCGGGCGCCGGTGAGGTACGGCACCAGCTTCAACCAGCTCAACGACGGCGTGCTCTGCTGGCGCGACTTCCTCAAGCTGCTCTGCAACCCCGCCAAGCTCCACCACATCCTGCCATCATGGCCCCACAACCCCTCCGACCTCAG GGAGGTGATGTCGTCGTACGCCCGCGCGAACCAGGGGCTGTTCCGGGAGCTGATGGAGGCGGCGCTCGAGGCGATGGGGATCACCGGCGAGGGGGTCCTCGAGGAGCTCGACTGCGGGACGCAAATGATGATGGTCAACTGCTTCCCGGCGTGCCCGGAGCCGGAACTCACGCTGGGGATGCCGCCGCACTCCGACTACGGCTTCCTCACCCTTCTTCTCCAGGACCAGGTCAACGGCCTCGAGGTCTGTCAGGGCGACGGTGAATGGCTACTCGTCGACCCCATCCCTGGTGCGCTCATCGTCAACGTCGGCGACCACCTCGAG aTATTCAGCAACGGACGATACAAGAGCGTGCTGCACCGGGTGCGAGTGAACTCAACACAATTGCGGATCTCGGTGGCGTCGCTGCACAGCCTTCCACCAGAGCGGGTAATCGGTCCAGCGCCGGAGCTTCTCGCCGATGGTACCCAACGGCGGTATATGGACACCGACCTGACCACCTTCCTCAACTACCTCGCCTCTGCCGAGGGGAAACACAAAACCTTCCTCCAGTCTAGGAGGATCACTACGTAA